A genomic segment from bacterium encodes:
- a CDS encoding diguanylate cyclase: MEPDVENPSELLERLLICLSGLGDMAAEITSNSNLKGSMRTVLRMIKGTFAISKAAIVQCQPETRRLTMLAAIGVEERLVLKLSDRAERFWLSNDTPLDMEAMEQEPALRQFLAQNEEVLAQLPTTLWIPLVMKGQFYGLLVLSDKLGGTSYSATDRDLLGVMARQIAVALHNHSLNFKLDLKVVELERLHEISSIIHSSLNRQTIVRELVGNAVSLLNARRGILMSYDEHAEQFEFEAAFGFTYWSVGARFKVSELWLEDVLRSGEGQIWHDPLMIPAELDSFTCLAVPIKVRDRVVGVLAVFDKEAGMGIGSFTDSDCQLLSALAVQAAASIENARLYELATVDGLTKLYIRRHFEQRFVEEMRRSQRYGSPLSLMMIDIDFFKKFNDTYGHATGDDVLRLVAAVIRKCVREDLDIPARYGGEEMMVLMPETGPEGAMLLAERIRHAIETTDLPGPNGETLHVAVSIGVASFPEHANTEEALMEFADQALYASKRGGRNRVTLYSSEAAPQEIS; encoded by the coding sequence ATGGAGCCCGACGTCGAAAACCCCAGCGAGCTGCTGGAGCGCCTCTTGATCTGCCTGTCGGGTCTGGGGGACATGGCCGCCGAGATCACGAGCAATTCGAACCTGAAGGGCTCCATGCGCACGGTGCTGCGCATGATCAAGGGCACCTTCGCCATCTCGAAGGCCGCCATCGTCCAGTGCCAACCCGAGACCCGCCGCCTCACCATGCTGGCGGCGATCGGCGTCGAAGAGCGCCTGGTGCTCAAGCTGAGCGATCGCGCCGAGCGCTTCTGGCTCTCCAACGACACCCCGCTCGACATGGAGGCCATGGAGCAGGAGCCCGCCCTTCGGCAGTTCCTCGCCCAGAACGAAGAGGTGCTCGCGCAACTGCCGACCACTCTCTGGATTCCTCTTGTCATGAAGGGGCAGTTCTACGGCCTGTTGGTCCTCTCGGACAAGCTGGGCGGGACGTCCTACTCGGCGACCGACCGGGATCTGCTGGGGGTCATGGCGCGCCAGATCGCGGTCGCCCTCCACAACCACTCTCTCAACTTCAAGCTGGATCTCAAGGTCGTCGAGCTGGAGCGCCTGCACGAGATCTCGAGCATCATCCACTCCAGCCTCAACCGCCAGACCATCGTCCGCGAGCTGGTCGGCAACGCGGTGTCGCTGCTCAACGCGCGGCGCGGCATCCTCATGAGCTACGACGAGCACGCCGAGCAGTTCGAGTTCGAGGCCGCCTTCGGCTTCACCTACTGGTCGGTCGGAGCCCGCTTCAAGGTCAGCGAGCTGTGGCTCGAGGACGTGCTCAGGTCGGGCGAGGGCCAGATCTGGCACGACCCGCTCATGATCCCGGCCGAACTCGACAGCTTCACCTGCCTCGCGGTGCCCATCAAGGTCCGGGACCGGGTGGTGGGCGTCCTCGCCGTCTTCGACAAGGAGGCGGGGATGGGCATCGGCTCGTTCACCGACAGCGATTGCCAGCTGCTCTCGGCGCTCGCGGTCCAGGCCGCGGCCAGTATCGAGAATGCGCGTCTCTACGAGCTCGCCACCGTCGACGGCCTCACCAAGCTCTACATCCGGCGGCACTTCGAGCAGCGCTTCGTCGAGGAGATGCGGCGCTCCCAGCGCTACGGCTCGCCGCTGTCCTTGATGATGATCGACATCGACTTCTTCAAGAAGTTCAACGACACCTACGGCCACGCCACCGGGGACGACGTCCTCAGGCTGGTGGCGGCCGTCATCCGCAAGTGTGTCCGCGAGGACCTGGACATCCCCGCGCGCTACGGCGGCGAGGAGATGATGGTCCTGATGCCCGAGACCGGCCCGGAAGGCGCCATGCTGCTCGCCGAGCGCATCCGCCATGCCATCGAGACGACGGATTTGCCCGGCCCCAACGGCGAGACCCTGCACGTGGCGGTCTCCATCGGGGTGGCGAGCTTCCCCGAGCACGCCAACACCGAGGAGGCCCTGATGGAGTTCGCCGACCAGGCCCTTTACGCCTCCAAGCGCGGCGGCCGCAACCGGGTCACCCTCTACTCCTCCGAGGCCGCTCCGCAAGAGATCTCTTAG
- a CDS encoding HD domain-containing protein, whose protein sequence is MLEWLLRLVGYLSLFAAVCYLVYLFLPVEEGGLRSRIDAWVEGLFSGDFKPFASFAAPRARIEQRTPAEQGAAMALVEGYDADHAARIAATARLLGEAAGLDAEALEALVEAAHLHDVGEEDFAEILSKPGPLSVEERDRLGAHPLIGEAIARTQAHQPDAAWWVRWHHERFDGTGYPDGLVGDEIPLPARILAVADAFEAITHARPYRQALDPQDALTELRNLAGLHYDPHLIALFTDKVFPALVEPRKAEDLGVH, encoded by the coding sequence TTGCTCGAGTGGTTGCTCAGGCTCGTCGGCTACCTTAGCCTTTTCGCGGCCGTTTGCTATCTGGTCTACCTCTTCCTCCCCGTCGAGGAGGGAGGCCTGCGCAGTCGTATCGACGCCTGGGTCGAGGGCCTGTTTTCAGGCGACTTCAAACCCTTCGCCTCGTTCGCGGCTCCCCGCGCACGCATCGAGCAGCGCACGCCCGCCGAACAGGGGGCTGCCATGGCCCTCGTCGAGGGCTACGACGCGGACCACGCCGCCCGCATCGCCGCCACCGCCCGTCTCTTGGGTGAGGCGGCGGGCCTCGACGCTGAGGCCCTTGAGGCCCTGGTCGAGGCGGCCCACCTGCACGATGTGGGCGAGGAGGACTTCGCCGAGATCCTTTCGAAGCCTGGTCCCCTCTCGGTGGAGGAGCGCGATCGCCTGGGGGCTCACCCGCTCATCGGCGAGGCGATCGCCCGCACCCAGGCCCATCAGCCGGATGCGGCCTGGTGGGTGCGCTGGCACCACGAGCGCTTCGACGGCACGGGCTATCCGGACGGCCTGGTCGGCGACGAGATTCCCCTTCCGGCGCGCATCCTGGCGGTGGCGGACGCCTTCGAGGCCATCACCCACGCGCGCCCCTATCGACAGGCGCTCGATCCCCAGGATGCTTTGACGGAGCTGCGGAACCTCGCGGGCCTGCACTACGACCCTCACCTCATCGCGCTCTTCACCGATAAGGTCTTCCCGGCCCTGGTCGAGCCTCGCAAGGCCGAGGACCTTGGGGTCCACTAA
- a CDS encoding pentapeptide repeat-containing protein translates to MANLRKKAASTLIQAPQLPETLQAPLLPLEIGKGSQLSDLCLSNWDFSAGLGDDLRLEYMLIEQGRLSDARMKRARLRDVRITHSDLSNLDLGDASLERVEVLEGRMTGLKANEATIRDVRFVDCKLDFSQFRFALFNSVSFERCILREADFQGADLRGVSFKGSDLSGANLTSAQLVGADFRGARLEGINVRPADLKGMVIDAGQVIELSQYFAALLGVSVVD, encoded by the coding sequence ATGGCCAATCTACGCAAAAAAGCAGCTTCCACCCTCATCCAGGCGCCGCAGCTTCCCGAGACGCTGCAGGCGCCCCTTTTGCCACTCGAGATCGGCAAGGGGTCGCAACTGAGCGACCTGTGCCTCTCGAACTGGGACTTCTCGGCGGGCCTGGGGGATGACCTCCGGCTGGAGTACATGCTGATCGAGCAAGGGCGCCTCTCGGACGCGCGCATGAAGCGCGCCCGGCTGCGGGACGTCCGCATCACTCACAGCGACCTCTCCAACCTGGATCTGGGGGATGCGTCCCTCGAACGGGTCGAGGTGCTCGAAGGCCGCATGACCGGCCTCAAGGCCAACGAAGCCACGATCCGCGACGTGCGCTTCGTGGATTGCAAGCTCGACTTCAGCCAGTTTCGCTTCGCCCTGTTCAACAGCGTCAGCTTCGAGCGCTGCATCCTGCGCGAAGCCGACTTCCAGGGGGCTGACCTGCGGGGTGTGAGCTTCAAGGGCTCCGACCTGAGCGGTGCGAACCTGACCAGCGCTCAGCTCGTCGGTGCCGACTTCCGGGGCGCCCGGCTGGAAGGGATCAACGTGCGACCGGCCGACCTCAAGGGGATGGTGATCGACGCGGGGCAGGTCATCGAGCTGTCCCAGTACTTCGCCGCCCTGCTCGGCGTGAGCGTCGTGGACTGA
- a CDS encoding sodium-translocating pyrophosphatase: MPLEGVAPLLGPVTWGAVLASLLVLGYSMLLARNVVMQPAGNARMQEISGAIQEGAMAYLNRQYRTIAVVGVVLAILLGLAFRSPVPAIGFVIGAVFSAAAGYVGMNISVRANVRTAQAAEKGLASALSVAFKGGAVTGMAVVGLGLLGVAGIFLALWNGPGEVDTFNMAIEGLAFGASLISLFARLGGGIFTKAADVGADLVGKVEAGIPEDDPRNPAVIADNVGDNVGDCAGMGADLFETYVVTMIAAILLGQMAFPGSSIGVLMPLALGGAAIVASIVGSWFVKLGANNAIMGALYKGTLVSTAISAVLFFFINQAITGQVAFFLASLVGLAVMVLITVITEYYTSTAYRPVKEIAKASQTGAATNIISGLAVGMESTLAPILVIAAGIAAAFFSTSWVAELIAASLPPGVVPPSPLIVGTYGIAIAAVAMLSSTGMVVAIDSFGPITDNAGGIAEMSHMPREIRTITDSLDAVGNTTKAVTKGYAIGSAGLAALALFITFTQRVDTAFAEEAARLGRSFVPIAYTLQDPLVIIGLFIGGVLPFFASSMFMNAVGEAAQSVIVEVRRQFREIPGIMEGEAKPEYGKCVDIVTRSAIRQMLLPGFLAVAVPLVVGYVAGPRALGGLLAGAILTGLMMALMMATGGGAWDNAKKYIEMGDFGGKGSEAHKAAVVGDTVGDPFKDTAGPALNPMIKIVNIVALLMIGLMVHRAF; this comes from the coding sequence ATGCCTCTCGAAGGCGTCGCACCCCTCTTGGGGCCGGTCACGTGGGGGGCGGTGCTCGCCTCCCTCTTGGTGCTCGGCTACTCCATGCTGCTCGCGCGCAACGTGGTCATGCAGCCCGCGGGCAACGCGCGCATGCAGGAGATCTCGGGGGCCATCCAGGAGGGGGCCATGGCCTACCTCAACCGCCAGTACCGCACCATCGCGGTGGTCGGGGTGGTCCTCGCGATCCTCTTGGGGCTCGCCTTCAGGAGCCCGGTGCCTGCCATCGGCTTCGTCATCGGGGCGGTCTTCTCGGCGGCTGCCGGCTACGTGGGCATGAACATCTCGGTGCGCGCCAACGTCCGGACGGCCCAGGCCGCCGAGAAGGGCCTCGCCTCGGCCCTGTCGGTGGCCTTCAAGGGCGGGGCGGTGACGGGTATGGCGGTCGTGGGCCTGGGGCTCTTGGGGGTGGCGGGCATCTTCCTCGCCCTCTGGAACGGCCCCGGCGAGGTCGATACCTTCAACATGGCCATCGAGGGCCTGGCCTTCGGGGCCTCCTTGATCTCGCTGTTCGCGCGCCTGGGTGGCGGCATCTTTACCAAGGCCGCCGACGTGGGAGCGGACCTGGTGGGCAAGGTCGAGGCGGGGATCCCCGAGGACGACCCGCGCAACCCGGCCGTCATCGCTGACAACGTGGGCGACAACGTGGGCGACTGCGCGGGGATGGGGGCTGACCTCTTCGAGACCTACGTGGTCACCATGATCGCAGCCATCCTCTTGGGTCAGATGGCTTTCCCCGGCTCGTCGATCGGGGTGCTGATGCCCCTCGCGCTCGGCGGCGCCGCCATCGTGGCCTCGATCGTGGGGTCCTGGTTCGTCAAGCTCGGGGCCAACAACGCCATCATGGGCGCCCTCTACAAGGGGACGCTGGTCTCGACGGCCATCTCGGCGGTGCTGTTCTTCTTCATCAACCAGGCGATCACGGGGCAGGTGGCCTTCTTCCTCGCGTCGCTGGTGGGGCTCGCCGTCATGGTCCTCATCACGGTGATCACCGAGTACTACACCTCCACGGCGTATCGGCCGGTCAAGGAGATCGCGAAGGCCTCCCAGACGGGGGCCGCCACCAACATCATCTCCGGCCTCGCGGTGGGGATGGAGTCGACCCTCGCGCCCATCCTCGTCATCGCGGCCGGCATCGCCGCGGCCTTCTTCTCGACCTCCTGGGTCGCCGAGCTGATCGCTGCCTCCTTGCCGCCCGGCGTGGTGCCTCCCAGCCCGCTCATCGTGGGGACGTACGGGATCGCGATCGCAGCCGTCGCCATGCTCTCGAGCACCGGCATGGTGGTCGCCATCGACTCGTTCGGGCCCATCACCGACAACGCGGGCGGCATCGCCGAGATGAGCCACATGCCGCGCGAAATCCGCACCATCACCGATAGCCTGGATGCGGTGGGCAACACCACCAAGGCCGTTACCAAGGGCTACGCCATCGGTTCGGCGGGGCTTGCGGCCCTTGCGCTCTTCATCACCTTCACCCAGCGGGTGGACACGGCCTTTGCCGAGGAGGCCGCCCGGCTCGGTCGGAGCTTCGTGCCCATCGCCTACACCCTCCAGGATCCGCTCGTCATCATCGGCCTCTTCATCGGCGGGGTCTTGCCCTTCTTCGCCAGCTCCATGTTCATGAACGCGGTGGGCGAGGCGGCCCAGTCGGTCATCGTCGAGGTGCGCCGCCAGTTCCGCGAGATCCCGGGCATCATGGAGGGCGAGGCCAAGCCCGAGTACGGCAAGTGCGTTGACATCGTGACCCGCTCGGCCATCCGGCAGATGCTCTTGCCGGGTTTCCTCGCGGTGGCCGTGCCCCTGGTGGTCGGCTACGTGGCGGGCCCAAGAGCCCTGGGTGGGCTCTTGGCCGGGGCCATCCTCACGGGGCTCATGATGGCCCTCATGATGGCAACGGGCGGCGGAGCGTGGGATAATGCCAAGAAGTACATCGAGATGGGGGACTTCGGCGGCAAGGGCTCCGAGGCCCACAAGGCAGCGGTGGTCGGCGACACGGTGGGCGATCCCTTCAAGGACACCGCGGGTCCCGCCCTCAATCCGATGATCAAGATCGTCAACATCGTGGCGCTCTTGATGATCGGCCTGATGGTCCACCGCGCCTTCTAG